The window cgggACGTTGGCAAACATTAGAGTGTCGTTTAGAACTCTAAATCAGGGCTCTTTCAAGGCAAAGGACACAGCCTTTGTTAGGATCAAtattggagtatgcagcaccggcctggaatccgcatcttatgaagcataaaactaAAGCTGAAAAGTGCACAGAATTGCGACAAGATTTGTgacagagctaagagggttaagctagaAGGATAGACTAAGGGAACTAGACCTAACAACCCATGAGAAGGAAAGAAACAGAAGGGATATGATCGCAACATACATGATACTAAGGGGAACTGACAAGACAGCCTTTTAAACTgagaagtctccgtggtgtagtggtaagacactcgcctggcgttccgcgagcgctatgtcatgggttcgtatcctggccggggaggatttactgggcgcaaatccttaactgtagcctctgtttaacgcaacagtaaaatgtgtacttggatgaaaaaacgattcttcgcggcggggatcgtattccagggacttgcccgaaacgctacgcgtactagtggctgtacaagaatgtaacaactcttgtatatatctaaaaaaaaaaaaaaaaaaatagagagagagaaagagaaaacatACATAAGTGGAAGCTTGAAACGCAAATAATTCAAAGAAATTTATAAAATACTCGTATCAGTACGGGTGATCAACAAGTGGAATATACTagaagaagaagttgtggaagccaccaccATTCACAAATTTAAGACCAGAATCGACAAAGAATTCAAACGACGaaatagttaaattataacgcaacaggtacaataATGGTAGCACCTAGACCTCACTTAACCATAGTGAATGAACTGGTAGGTAAGTACTCATGTCAACACCttcactcacccctctcctcaTGTCACTTCCTCTTCACCTTCATGTCTCTTCCACATCCCCTCTCGCCCAAATCATCTCTCCTTTCCCATCCTTCTCTCCCCCGGCGGCACCTTGCTTCTTCCTTCCTCTCAGTCCTGCGGTCACCATGggagcactaccaccaccccacactaccacccccatcccacactcccctcccacaTCCCACACCCCTCCCACATCCCACTCCCACACCTCTACCAGTATTATCACAGCTTTCTGTTGCCAATATTGCCtcgtgtgttctttaccaccaacTCTAATTGCTTTATCAGCGAGTGGAATTTAACACCGACACCGAACCTCAAAGAGAAGTCCGGACAATTTTATATCAGAGAGGAGGTAATCCCGGTGAGGCTACACCCCCCGGTACTCCTGTCTAGACTACACCTCCGATACTCCCTAGAGCTACACCTGTTCTCCCAGACAGACACCTCCGGTAATGCCTAGGACTACACTTGTTCTCCCAGACAGACTACACCTCCGGTAGTCCCTAGGCTACACCTGTTCTCCCAGACAGACTACACCTCCGATACTGCCTAGGCTACACCTGATCTCCCAGACAGACTACACCTctggtatgttgaccagaccacacactagaaggtgaagtgacgacgacgtttcggttcgtcctagactattctcaagtcgatcgacttgagaatggtccaggacggaccgaaacgtcgtcgccccttcaccttctagtgtgttgtctggtcaacattctttagccacgttactgtgactcctcgcctgcatatggatacacCTCCGGTACTCCGGACTAGACTACACCTCCGGTACCCCAAAAAAAAAGGGTTTTGAAGCCACAAAATATATTTTCGCATCTAGTTTCAGTTCAACTTGAGATAAAGACTCCTCAGAGAGCAATAATAACAGCTGCTCACGTAAAAAGTCTTCTtctgcacgcacacgcacacactttcTGCCTCACTCAATAATTACACCACATCAGCAACATTTCACGAGGACACGGGAAGCTTGTAACATCCGTGCATGCCAGGGATCGGGGCGGGCGTTCCATGCACGCGTCCTGTCAGACATGCAACACTTCGACTCCACTCAAGAACTCACTCCAGGAATTCCTTGACAAGTAAAATATAACTTTTTGTTGGTTTAAGTTTCAAGTCTCTTAAGAGTTTTGCCTGTGAGGGTAACGTCGTGTTGACATCAAAGACGTGCTTGTGTGAGGTTAGCAGCAccgttgttagtgttgtgtgtggctagTTAGcgacgttgttagtgttgtgtgtggctagTTAGcgacgttgttagtgttgtgtgtggctagTTAGcgacgttgttagtgttgtgtgtggctagTTAGcgacgttgttagtgttgtgtgtggctagggagcgacgttgttagtgttgtgtgtggctagTTAGcgacgttgttagtgttgtgtgtggctagTTAGcgacgttgttagtgttgtgtgtggctagTTAGcgacgttgttagtgttgtgtgtggctagggagcgacgttgttagtgttgtgtgtggctagTTAGcgacgttgttagtgttgtgtgtggctagTTAGcgacgttgttagtgttgtgtgtggctagggagcaccgttgttagtgttgtgtgtggctagggagcgacgttgttagtgttgtgtgtggctagggagcgacgttgttagtgttgtgtgtggctagCAGCAccgttgttagtgttgtgtgtggctagggagcgacgttgttagtgttgtgtgtggctagTTAGCGACGTTGTTAGCGTTGTGTGTGGCTAGCAGCAccgttgttagtgttgtgtgtggctaggagcgacgttgttagtgttgtgtggGGCTAGCAGCAccgttgttagtgttgtgtgtggctagCGAGcgacgttgttagtgttgtgtgtggctagCGAGCAccgttgttagtgttgtgtgtggctagCAGCACCGTTGTTAGTGTTGTGGTGGCTAGCAGCAccgttgttagtgttgtgtgtggctagCAGCACCGTTGTTAGTGTTGTGGGGGCTAGCAGCAccgttgttagtgtgtgtgtgggctagTGAGCGACGTTGTTAGTGNNNNNNNNNNNNNNNNNNNNNNNNNNNNNNNNNNNNNNNNNNNNNNNNNNNNNNNNNNNNNNNNNNNNNNNNNNNNNNNNNNNNNNNNNNNNNNNNNNNNNNNNNNNNNNNNNNNNNNNNNNNNNNNNNNNNNNNNNNNNNNNNNNNNNNNNNNNNNNNNNNNNNNNNNNNNNNNNNNNNNNNNNNNNNNNNNNNNNNNNNNNNNNNNNNNNNNNNNNNNNNNNNNNNNNNNNNNNNNNNNNNNNNNNNNNNNNNNNNNNNNNNNNNNNNNNNNNNNNNNNNNNNNNNNNNNNNNNNNNNNNNNNNNNNNNNNNNNNNNNNNNNNNNNNNNNNNNNNNNNNNNNNNNNNNNNNNNNNNNNNNNNNNNNNNNNNNNNNNNNNNNNNNNNNNNNNNNNNNNNNNNNNNNNNNNNNNNNNNNNNNNNNNNNNNNNNNNNNNNNNNNNNNNNNNNNNNNNNNNNNNNNNNNNNNNNNNNNNNNNNNNNNNNNNNNNNNNNNNNNGGGGACGAGGATAGTCACCAAGTGGGGACGAGGATAGTCACCAGGTGGGGAGCAGGATAGTCACCAGGTGGGGACCAGGATAATCACCAAGTGGGGACGAGGATAGTCACCAGGTGGGGACCAGGATAGTCACCAAGTGGGGACCAGGATAGTCACCAGGTGGGGACCAGGATAGTCACCAGGTGGGGACGAGGATAGTCACCTGGTGGGGACGAGGATAGTCACCAGGTGGGGACGAGGATAGTCACCAGGTGGGGGCCAGGATAGTCACCAGGTGGGGGCCAGGATAGTCACCAGGTGGGGACGAGGATAGTCACCAGGTGGGGACGAGGATAGTCACCAGGTGGGGACCAGGATAGTCACCAGGTGGGGGCCAGGATAGTCACCAGGTGGGGGCCAGGATAGTCACCAGGTGGGGACCAGGATAGTCACCAGGTGGGGACCAGGATAGTCACCAGGTGGCGACCAGGATAGTCACCAGGTGGGGACGAGGATAGTCACCAGGTGCGGACCAGGATAGTCACTTCAGGTCCCCACAGGTCGCTCTGACTCGCTTCGGGTCAATTCACATTACACCGGGTCATTTCAGATTATAGTATtaaatgacaattttttttataatgtttAAATCAATTATGCATTTTGATAATGAACTTATAGGTGATAATGAGGTAATGCCCGCATAGGCACTAATatattctcctcataattacttctcACTTTCACGGCTAgtgtatgtacttacctagttgtgcttgtgggggttgagctctggctctttggtcccgcctctcgactgtcaatcaactggtgtacaggttcctgagcctactgggcactatcaaatctacatttgaaactgtgtatggagtcagcctccaccacatcacttcctaatgcatttcatctgttaactactctgacactgaaaaaaaaatcatttcaatgtctctgtggctcatttgggtactaagttggacatgtgtccccttgtttgcgttccgcccatgttaaatagtttgtctttgtccatcctgtcatttctctcagaattttgtaggtggcgatcatgtctcctctatctcttctgttttccagggacgtaaggtttaattcccgtagcctttcctagtaactcatacctctcagctcagggattagcctggtggcatatctgaattttctctctatatatatgtaatataatataatacatatataatatatatattatataatacatatataatatatatattatataatacatatataatatatatattggtattaaTATTACCGGAAGGGTCCCGAGGAGGTCATTGGCTGTGCCCAATTGAACTTAATCAATTATTCTCTCGGATAATGGGATTGGATTATATCAACACTGTGCTTCTGCCGCTTTTAATTAAGTGAACACCGAGCCGGATTGAATTCCAATTACCCCGTTTTGAGTTCCTATTACCCCCTATTTTGAACTATTACCCCGTcctgtcaacccccccccctatactcAACCTCACAGGATTTCAGTGtaaactcccccttccccccctcccacatAATTTGTTCCCCCTTTTATATGGAGCATTTACCCCTTTCTTATGCCTTATATTTTACCCCTATTATGTCTATTATTTTCCTTGTACTGGATCTCTACATTCTTTTCCCTTTTCTCTTTCATTATTTACTTCgcatctcttcctcctctcccctcccctcattctccacaaccccccctccccttctctaaGATTGTGCTTGACTCAAGCACAATCAagtcgaccattctcaagtcgacttgagaatggtccagggcggaccgaaacgtcgtcgtcccttcaccttctagtgtgtggtctggtcaacatcacactacttgagaatggtccaggacggaccgaaacttcgtcgtcccttcaccttctagtgtgtggtctggtcaacatcacactacttgagaatggtccaggacggaccgaaacgtcgtcgtcccttcattttctgatgagtggtttggtcattaaTGTGACAGGTTATGTTTAATAATTAGGTTGCCTGCACATAGTCCTTAATGACCTTTGGCAGTAAGTGGGACTGGACTTCACCTGTCGCCTTGCCAGTGATGTCACTGGACTTCAAGCTGACTGGTTGAGTCAGCTTGAAGTCAGCCATTTAATATATTTAACTATACCCTTGAATCTAATTAAGTTTATGCATTGTTGAAATGTCTCTAATTTAAGAAGTGATTAATACACAGTGTCTTATGCTTTGGTTAGTATTTTACCTTACAGGTGTTAATAAGAGTTAGGTGTCGTCACCTGTAGtggttttatctttatttaataaaatacagtataaatcatatatacataaatttcaGTGATGTACTTTGGCAAAGTGGGAGAAAGACTGCAACTTGGGTTTTTGGTTACCACTTTGGTGAATAATATCCCAGTCTTTTGTAGAATTTAGACTTAGTCTTTTGTAGAATTTAGACTTAGTCTTTTGTAGAATTTAGACTTAGTCTTTTGTAGAATTTAGACTTAGTCTTTTGTAGAATTTAGACTTAGTCTTTTGTAGAATTTAGACTTAGTCTTTTGTAGAATTTAGACTTAGTCTTTTGTTGAATTTAGACTTAGTCTTTTGTTGAATTTAGACTTAGTCTTTTGTAGAATTTAGACTTAGTCTTTTGTTGAATTTAGACTTAGTCTTTTGTAGAATTTAGACTTAGTCTTTTGTAGAATTTAGACTTAGTCTTTTGTAGGATTTAGACTTAGTCTTTTGTAGAATTTAGACTTAGTCTTTTGTAGAATTTAGACTTAGTCTTTTGTAGAATTTAGACTTAGTCTTTTGTAGAATTTAGACTTAGTCTTTTGTAGAATTTAGACTTAGTCTTTTGTAGAATTTAGACTTAGTCTTTTGTAGAATTTAGACTTAGTCTTTTGTAGAATTTAGACTTAGTCTTTTGTAGAATTTAGACTTAGTCTTTTGTAGAATTTAGACTTAGTCTTTTGTAGAATTTAGACTTAGTCTTTTGTAGAATTTAGACTTAGTCTTTTGTTTGTTAATCAACTTTGAACTTTAGCTTGTGGTATTACTCGCCTTCAACATGTCCTTAACACAGGCAGTTATTCATTTTATTCAGCAATAGGTTGGATTGGGAGGCCAGGCCTGAAGATGAACTGCAATTAGTTATTTTAGCAATTAGCTGAACTGCAATTAGTTAAAGCAACTGCTTTAGTTATTAATAAGTTCATAACACGGTTAAACGACGTGAACTGTCAACAGAAGGGGCCCAAACAATGTGAATATTCAACTGGAGGAATCAATGGTAAACTTTCAGCTGCCGAAGGATATTGGACAGGGTTATTGGGCCGTTATTTACAGCAGTTGTACCTAGCTATTTACTACAAGAGGGGTGAATACTCAGTTTACACTTTACACGTTGGGTGTAAAAGATTTGGATATACTTTTAAGTGCAGAAGATTTCGGTTCACATATATATGAACAAGAGTGGCGACTTACTGCCCCCTAGTATGTCATACCTAATGACTGTACCGGCAGTTAGtgtcgtaattacctaagtgtagttacaggatgagagctacgctcgtggtgtcccgtctacccagcactctttgtcatatatcgCTTTGAAGCTACATGTATGTGTTTTGGTCGCTTCCTGAGGTAGTTTTGTGAGTTTTGGTCGCTTCCTGAGGTAGTTTTGTGAGTCTTGGTCGCTTCCTGAGGTAGTTTTGTGAGTCTTGGTCGCTTCCTGAGGTAGTTTTATGAGTCTTGGTCGCTTCCTGAGGTAGTTTTGTGAGTCTTGGTCGCTTCCTGAGGTAGTTTTATGAGTCTTGGTCGCTTCCTGAGGTAGTTTTATGAGTCTTGGTCGCTTCCTGAGGTAGTTTTGTGAGTCTTGGTCGCTTCCTGAGGTAGTTTTGTGAGTCTTGGTCGCTTCCTGAGGTAGTTTTGTGGGTCTTGGTCGCTTCCTGAGGTAGTTTTGTGAGTTTTGGTCGCTTCCTGAGGTAGTTTTGTGAGTTTTGGTCGCTTCCTGAGGTAGTTTTGTGAGTTTTGGTCGCTTCCTGAGGTAGTTTTGTGGGTCTTGGTCGCTTCCTGAGGTAGTTTTGTGGGTCTTGGTCGCTTCCTGAGGTAGTTTTGTGAGTTTTGGTCGCTTCCTGAGGTAGTTTTGTGGGTCTTGGTCGCTTCCTGAGGTAGTTTTGTGAGTCTTGGTCGCTTCCTGAGGTAGTTTTATGAGTCTTGGTCGCTTCCTGAGGTAGTTTTGTGAGTCTTGGTCGCTTCCTGAGGTAGTTTTGTGAGTCTTGGTCGCTTCCTGAGGTAGTTTTATGAGTCTTGGTCGCTTCCTGAGGTAGTTTTGTGAGTCTTGGTCGCTTCCTGAGGTAGTTTTGTGAGTCTTGGTCGCTTCCTGAGGTAGTTTTGTGAGTCTTGGTCGCTTCCTGAGGTAGTTTTGTGGGTCTTGGTCGCTTCCTGAGGTAGTTTTGTGAGTTTTGGTCGCTTCCTGAGGTAGTTTTGTGAGTTTTGGTCGCTTCCTGAGGTAGTTTTGTGAGTCTTGGTCGCTTCCTGAGGTAGTTTTGTGAGTTTTGGTCGCTTCCTGAGGTAGTTTTGTGAGTCTTGGTCGCTTCCTGAGGTAGTTTTGTGAGTTTTGGTCGCTTCCTGAGGTAGTTTTGTGAGTTTTGGTCGCTTCCTGAGGTAGTTTTGTGAGTTTTGGTCGCTTCCTGAGGTAGTTTTGTGAGTCTTGGTCGCTTCCTGAGGTAGTTTTGTTGTTTGATCGTTGTAAGAGTTACTTGTTCGGTTATTTCTAAACAGAATACATATTTAACCTAGACCTAAGCGTGCATTAGGCCTAGGTTCATTCATTAGTATACAATGGGAACTTTATGGGTTTCGAACAGTACATATTGGAACGTCTGACCAAATAGTATTCCAAATACAatcattttaggaggataggcAGAGTCGCTTATCTCTCTCATAGCCAGAATGCCACACGTGACTGCCATGCTTCCTGTGGGTATAATTCTACCCATTTTTACCCAATACCTGGCAAGCAACGCTGTACTCCGTTTTGCAACATCGCTGCTCCCTGCACTGAGGTAGGCAACAGATTGGCTCTCATTAGCACTCGATGCTTATCACTCATGTCaccgtacaacccgttctcgcacttgcttacaatcAATAtttgcttatttaataagtgcatatgtgacatactaattggttgtgaatattttagtttaccttgaaaagcttcatagacaacaccgacctcacctaaccttcttagtatattgacaataagcaagtgcgagaacgggttgcaccgtatgcagacgaggagtcacaatttcgtggctgaaatatattgaccaaaccacacactagaaagtgaagggacgacgacgtttcggtccgtcctggatcattctcagtcgattgtgagaatgtctcacaatcgacttgagaatggtccaggacggaccgaaacgtcgtcgtcccttcactttctagtgtgtggtctggtcaactgatgTCACCCATCCGAGCCCCAAGCCAAATGATTAAGTCACCCATCCCAGCCTTAGGGAAGCTCACCAACATCCCATTTTCGCCTATCCTGGTCACAAACTGCCTGCCAGCACTAGACAGCGAAGCGCCAGGGAAAAGCCTAAACCACACtacagattgatgaagattaagccaccaaagaggtggcacggacatgaatagccccacACTACAACAGTCCTGTACTTTATATAGTACAGGAACCAAATCAAATACaggaacaccctcccccccccctacgtgACGTCAGTCTAGGAACCATCATCCCTCCGCCAATCATGTGGGTAAAAAGAGCCCACCAATTGATCACTTCGCGAACGACTCGACCGAGAAACGCAAGTCCGGGAGCGATTAATTTTCGACATCCTCTCCTTTCAGAGATGCTCGCGAGGGGGATGATTATTTTATTGACAGCCCTCGTTCGCCTGCAGCCACTTTTATGGATTTTTATATTGCATGGCCGGTGGAATTGTCTGTGGTTGGAGGGTCGTGGGGGATGTTGCCTGTGGGATGGAAATAGAAATGGAATGGGA of the Procambarus clarkii isolate CNS0578487 chromosome 56, FALCON_Pclarkii_2.0, whole genome shotgun sequence genome contains:
- the LOC138353210 gene encoding nucleolar protein dao-5-like gives rise to the protein MSDKHRVLMRANLLPTSVQGAAMLQNGVQRCLPGSDQDSQNYLRKRPKLTKLPQEATKTHKTTSGSDQNSQNYLRKRPRLTKLPQEATKTHKTTSGSDQDSQNYLRKRPKLTKLPQEATKTHKTTSGSDQDPQNYLRKRPRLTKLPQEATKTHKTTSGSDQDSQNYLRKRPRLIKLPQEATKTHKTTSGSDQDSQNYLRKRPRLIKLPQEATKTHKTTSGSDQDPQNYLRKRPKLTKLPQEATKTHKTTSGSDQDPQNYLRKRPKLTKLPQEATKTHKTTSGSDQNSQNYLRKRPRPTKLPQEATKTHKTTSGSDQDSQNYLRKRPRLIKLPQEATKTHKTTSGSDQDSQNYLRKRPRLIKLPQEATKTHKTTSGSDQDSQNYLRKRPKLTKLPQEATKTHTCSFKAIYDKECWYVFKLSNVSQYVHKLSSISQYVHTLSYISQYVHKLSYISQYVFKLSSISQYAHKLSYFSQYVFKLSNVSQYVHKPLN